One Ignavibacteria bacterium genomic window carries:
- a CDS encoding S8 family serine peptidase, whose amino-acid sequence MRKITYIIALFVLICGTTQAQTSYGEMDITTKLKEKFYDKDGNLLTGKGVVVADMDSGIDVFHPYFFFADGGEFDWIDVDGNKKFTPWVDAVDLNKNGQADANEKIGVLFIADGTYGLLGAKSPSYQADWDFLYVDANNDKNRNYGLKEGFTEQDPTYGEQLLITIDADKNNTLSIGEKIVALKTSKVRSVREKNGTVRRRGVDLIHTEPDTIQHGTGVMGLVLGGHYGVQRIHGIAPDAELVMANIDYKYTPPYVTEFPEYLEFIKGENPNILLIEDGEWQWQFMDGSTEEELMMDEMARNGITVIGGGGNLAGAKELMKDTLSAGESETYEISAPRKSEGKINDGIFTSFLWTEPSNKISFVIETPEKMKTQVISDGSGFFTLGKYNIFYSRDVSSRNTVMMRFGFSEKDSGNVGGDWNITATSQQNVVLWGFTGDVSQSWSGTTHWKSHVTDEGTVTFPCTGDSVIAVAAYTVNYPFYPQDVIGDLCYYGGRGYNITGKMGEDITAPGHTTFSTAPDFATQIFSGTSSAAPHVVGAAVLMLQYDPTLTHSQIRQMLLSSASSDKFTGTVPNSDWGYGKLNIEAAIRKAMGK is encoded by the coding sequence ATGAGAAAAATTACATATATAATTGCTTTATTTGTGTTAATATGCGGAACTACACAGGCGCAGACATCTTATGGCGAGATGGATATCACAACCAAACTGAAAGAAAAGTTTTATGACAAAGATGGAAATTTGTTGACAGGAAAAGGAGTGGTGGTTGCAGATATGGATTCGGGTATTGATGTATTTCATCCTTATTTCTTTTTTGCCGATGGCGGTGAGTTCGACTGGATTGATGTTGATGGAAATAAAAAATTTACTCCGTGGGTTGATGCAGTTGATTTAAATAAAAACGGTCAGGCAGATGCAAATGAAAAGATTGGTGTTTTGTTTATTGCTGACGGAACATATGGATTGCTCGGAGCTAAGTCACCGAGCTATCAGGCAGACTGGGATTTTTTATATGTAGATGCTAACAATGATAAGAACAGAAACTATGGCTTGAAAGAGGGATTCACAGAGCAAGACCCGACTTATGGTGAGCAGCTTTTAATAACAATCGATGCAGATAAAAATAATACGTTATCCATAGGTGAAAAGATTGTAGCGCTAAAGACTTCCAAAGTTCGTTCAGTCCGTGAGAAAAACGGAACAGTGCGAAGACGCGGAGTTGATTTGATTCATACCGAACCCGATACAATTCAACACGGGACCGGAGTTATGGGATTGGTTCTCGGCGGACATTATGGTGTCCAGAGAATTCACGGGATTGCTCCCGATGCAGAACTCGTAATGGCGAACATTGATTATAAATATACACCTCCTTATGTTACGGAATTTCCCGAGTATCTCGAGTTCATCAAAGGAGAAAATCCGAACATATTATTAATAGAAGACGGTGAGTGGCAATGGCAGTTTATGGACGGCTCAACCGAAGAAGAATTGATGATGGATGAAATGGCGCGAAACGGAATAACGGTAATCGGCGGCGGCGGAAACCTTGCAGGCGCAAAAGAACTAATGAAGGATACGCTTTCAGCAGGAGAATCAGAAACTTATGAAATTTCAGCCCCGAGAAAATCAGAAGGAAAAATTAACGACGGAATATTTACTTCATTTTTATGGACTGAACCTTCAAATAAAATTTCTTTTGTGATTGAAACTCCGGAGAAAATGAAGACACAGGTTATCTCAGACGGTTCGGGATTTTTTACATTAGGGAAATATAATATTTTTTATTCGAGAGATGTTTCTTCGAGAAACACGGTGATGATGCGGTTCGGTTTTTCAGAGAAAGATTCGGGAAACGTCGGCGGCGACTGGAACATAACCGCAACATCTCAGCAAAATGTTGTGCTGTGGGGATTCACGGGCGACGTTTCACAGTCATGGTCGGGAACAACCCACTGGAAATCTCACGTCACTGATGAAGGAACGGTTACATTTCCCTGCACAGGTGACAGTGTGATTGCAGTTGCGGCATATACAGTGAACTATCCTTTTTATCCGCAGGATGTTATTGGTGACTTGTGTTATTATGGCGGACGCGGTTATAATATAACGGGAAAGATGGGCGAAGACATAACCGCTCCGGGTCATACGACATTCTCAACTGCTCCCGATTTTGCAACGCAGATTTTCAGCGGAACGAGCTCTGCTGCTCCGCATGTTGTAGGCGCAGCTGTGCTTATGCTTCAATATGACCCTACATTGACACACTCGCAGATAAGACAGATGCTTCTTTCGTCGGCATCAAGCGATAAGTTTACGGGAACAGTTCCGAACTCAGACTGGGGCTACGGCAAGCTCAACATCGAAGCCGCAATCAGAAAAGCGATGGGAAAATAA
- a CDS encoding ABC transporter ATP-binding protein, producing the protein MNNLKKLFRILDKWKYYYVIAGIFLICAMTVRMLEPKVLQITVDKIVAYTQDTSVKQMENNDAIAQEFYSWLPELNNDNVGTVLIYLGAMFLVISLFRGLFSVSASSLSTYSTEKAIKKLRDRLFSHLQAVPLAYHSKTPTGELIQRCTGDVETIRKFSTHQVIETLRMTAIFFGAFTMMLTIDVTYAFITISLVPVILIGCIFFYKKESEIWTKHEAEQDKLSIMVQENLSGIRVVKAFAKEDYEIKKFTAQNEVKRAWGLKLLKLHAYFWPFSDFIVYTQMAIALLAGGYFVLNNQITVGEYVAFYSYATFVIWPLRRIGQIVSEMGMTTVAINRIFSILDTETEDYSGSEHEKTKLEGEIEFKNVTFKYDDEHDQHILNDVSFKIKPGEKIALLGPTGAGKSTIISLLMRFFEPQKGEILLDGKKLNSFSKEFLRSHIGVVLQKSFLFSTTIKDNIAYGNQNSHIDEVIDAAKAAQIHDIITEVFPHSYETIVGEKGVTLSGGQKQRVSIARTLLMNPDILVLDDSTSAVDTETEFEIQKALRTLAKGKTTFVIAHRIASVQDCDRIIVLDKGKIVESGTHNDLIKNEGFYKKIYDIQVSIEEEIEKETQELEPNKDEKDKSLTSLLN; encoded by the coding sequence ATGAATAATCTAAAAAAACTTTTCAGGATTTTAGATAAGTGGAAATACTATTATGTAATAGCAGGTATTTTTCTTATCTGTGCAATGACGGTGAGAATGCTTGAGCCGAAAGTTCTGCAGATAACGGTTGATAAAATCGTTGCATATACTCAGGACACTTCGGTGAAGCAAATGGAAAACAACGATGCAATCGCTCAGGAATTTTATAGCTGGCTGCCTGAGCTGAACAACGATAACGTCGGAACAGTTCTGATTTATCTCGGAGCAATGTTTCTTGTTATTTCACTGTTCAGAGGTTTGTTTTCGGTATCCGCAAGCTCGCTTTCGACTTACTCGACCGAGAAGGCGATAAAGAAGCTCCGCGACAGGCTGTTCTCCCACCTGCAGGCGGTTCCGCTCGCGTACCACTCGAAGACACCGACGGGCGAGCTGATTCAGCGATGCACGGGAGACGTTGAGACGATTAGAAAATTTTCGACTCATCAGGTGATTGAAACTTTGAGGATGACTGCAATTTTCTTCGGAGCGTTTACGATGATGTTGACGATTGATGTTACTTATGCGTTCATAACAATCTCTCTTGTTCCGGTAATTTTAATCGGATGTATTTTCTTTTATAAGAAAGAAAGTGAGATATGGACAAAGCATGAAGCTGAACAGGATAAGCTTTCGATTATGGTTCAGGAAAATTTGTCGGGCATCAGAGTTGTAAAAGCATTTGCGAAGGAAGATTACGAGATAAAAAAGTTCACGGCGCAAAATGAAGTTAAACGCGCATGGGGATTGAAGCTGTTGAAGCTTCATGCTTATTTCTGGCCGTTCTCTGATTTCATTGTTTATACTCAGATGGCAATTGCATTGCTTGCAGGCGGATATTTTGTATTGAACAACCAGATAACAGTCGGAGAATATGTTGCATTTTATTCTTATGCGACTTTCGTTATCTGGCCTTTGAGAAGAATTGGACAAATCGTGAGTGAGATGGGTATGACAACGGTTGCGATCAACAGAATTTTTTCGATACTCGATACTGAGACCGAGGATTACTCAGGTTCAGAGCATGAAAAAACAAAGCTTGAAGGAGAGATTGAATTTAAAAACGTTACGTTCAAGTATGATGATGAGCATGACCAGCATATTTTAAATGATGTCAGCTTTAAGATTAAGCCGGGCGAAAAAATTGCTCTGCTTGGTCCGACAGGAGCAGGAAAATCGACAATCATTTCTTTGCTGATGAGATTTTTTGAACCGCAAAAAGGTGAAATCCTCCTTGACGGCAAGAAACTGAACTCGTTCTCAAAAGAATTTTTGAGAAGTCATATCGGTGTAGTTCTGCAAAAATCTTTTTTGTTTTCAACAACTATAAAAGATAATATTGCTTACGGAAATCAGAACTCTCACATAGATGAGGTTATTGATGCGGCAAAAGCGGCGCAGATACACGATATAATCACTGAGGTGTTTCCGCATTCTTATGAAACGATTGTCGGTGAGAAAGGTGTGACACTTTCGGGCGGACAAAAGCAAAGGGTTTCCATTGCAAGAACGTTGTTGATGAATCCCGATATTCTTGTTCTCGATGACTCGACTTCTGCGGTTGATACAGAAACTGAATTTGAGATTCAGAAAGCATTGAGAACTCTTGCAAAAGGAAAAACAACTTTTGTAATTGCTCACAGAATTGCTTCGGTTCAGGATTGCGACAGAATTATAGTTCTTGATAAGGGAAAAATTGTTGAGTCAGGAACTCACAATGATTTGATTAAGAACGAAGGATTTTATAAAAAGATTTATGACATACAGGTATCGATTGAAGAAGAAATTGAAAAAGAAACACAGGAACTTGAACCGAATAAAGATGAAAAAGATAAATCATTAACTTCTTTATTAAACTAA
- a CDS encoding ABC transporter ATP-binding protein, whose amino-acid sequence MTNLREEHFQAKGSIFPFLKRLFSYTRKYKKFLTLFIVFVLTTAAAEALLPVVWMNLIDNAIVPLVTQQTNDYSPLWKYVWIYFALGCFVACSVYVFIFCAGRIQEFVMFDIRQDLFKKLQQLSFSFYDTSAVGWLMSRITSDSHKVTELISWNFIEAVWGFGMIVFCSIVMFIYNWKLALIVIAVIPVLFLLSGRIRKLILKYSRESRKYNSEITASFNENINGIEVNKSMVQEDRASGKFETLSEKMRLSSFRSEYYTALYTPLIIFGGSIGAAIVIYVGGQMTIGLPPEITLGTLAAFFGYATLIFEPVLDISRFYAHAQGCMSAGERIFSLVDMDVKVKDLDKSDSFERIRGEIEFENVSFSYEEDKPVIADMNLKIKAGQSIALVGETGGGKSTIINLISRFYEPVGGKVKIDGQDYMNKTIQSLRSQLGIVLQTPHLFSGTIRENIRYGNENATDQDIIDALKFIGIDEYIERLDEEVGEGGEKLSMGEKQLISFARAVLANPAIFIMDEATSSIDTLTEAKIQQGINEIIRGRTSVIIAHRLSTIKNCDRIMVVRKGKIIEDGSHRELMIKKGQYYSLYTRQLREQREKEMLDNEQLVMSN is encoded by the coding sequence ATGACAAACTTAAGAGAAGAACATTTTCAGGCGAAAGGGTCAATCTTTCCTTTCTTAAAAAGATTGTTCTCTTACACCAGAAAATATAAAAAATTTCTGACGTTGTTTATAGTTTTTGTTCTCACGACCGCGGCAGCCGAAGCGCTGCTGCCGGTTGTCTGGATGAATCTGATAGATAATGCGATAGTTCCGCTTGTAACACAGCAGACAAACGATTATTCTCCTTTATGGAAATACGTATGGATTTATTTCGCACTCGGATGTTTTGTTGCATGCAGTGTTTATGTTTTTATTTTTTGCGCAGGAAGAATACAGGAGTTTGTTATGTTCGACATTCGGCAGGATTTGTTTAAAAAACTTCAGCAGCTATCGTTTTCCTTTTATGATACTTCTGCTGTCGGCTGGCTGATGTCACGAATTACTTCGGACTCGCATAAAGTAACGGAGCTTATTTCATGGAACTTCATTGAAGCAGTTTGGGGATTCGGCATGATTGTATTCTGTTCGATTGTGATGTTCATTTACAACTGGAAGCTTGCGTTGATTGTAATTGCAGTTATTCCTGTTTTGTTCTTGCTTTCGGGAAGAATAAGAAAATTAATTCTGAAATATTCCCGTGAGTCAAGAAAGTATAATTCGGAAATTACTGCAAGCTTTAACGAAAACATTAACGGGATAGAAGTCAATAAATCGATGGTTCAGGAAGACCGCGCGAGCGGAAAATTTGAAACACTGAGCGAAAAAATGCGTTTATCTTCATTTAGGTCCGAGTATTACACGGCGCTTTATACTCCGCTCATCATTTTCGGCGGTTCTATAGGTGCAGCAATTGTGATTTATGTTGGCGGTCAGATGACTATTGGTCTGCCTCCTGAAATCACGCTTGGAACACTTGCAGCATTTTTCGGATATGCGACTTTGATTTTCGAGCCGGTACTTGACATATCGAGATTCTATGCACATGCGCAGGGATGTATGTCAGCAGGTGAAAGAATTTTTTCACTTGTTGATATGGACGTGAAAGTAAAAGACCTTGATAAATCTGACAGCTTTGAAAGAATCAGGGGTGAAATCGAATTTGAAAACGTTTCGTTCAGCTATGAAGAAGACAAGCCGGTTATTGCTGATATGAATTTAAAAATCAAAGCGGGACAATCGATTGCACTTGTTGGTGAAACGGGTGGCGGTAAATCGACAATCATAAATCTTATCTCGAGATTTTATGAACCTGTCGGCGGGAAAGTAAAAATTGATGGTCAGGATTATATGAATAAGACGATTCAGTCTCTCAGAAGCCAGCTTGGTATTGTTTTGCAAACTCCGCATTTGTTTTCGGGGACAATCCGTGAGAATATACGCTATGGCAATGAAAATGCGACTGACCAGGATATAATAGATGCACTTAAATTTATCGGAATAGATGAATATATTGAGAGACTTGACGAAGAGGTCGGCGAAGGCGGCGAAAAGCTTTCAATGGGGGAAAAGCAATTAATATCTTTCGCAAGAGCGGTACTTGCTAACCCTGCAATTTTCATTATGGATGAAGCAACTTCTTCGATTGATACACTGACCGAAGCCAAAATCCAGCAGGGAATTAACGAGATAATTCGCGGAAGAACTTCCGTTATAATTGCACACCGTCTTTCTACCATTAAGAATTGTGACAGAATTATGGTTGTCCGCAAAGGAAAAATTATCGAAGACGGAAGCCACCGTGAGCTTATGATTAAGAAAGGACAGTATTACTCGCTTTACACAAGACAGCTTCGCGAGCAAAGAGAAAAAGAAATGCTCGACAATGAGCAGTTAGTGATGAGTAATTAA
- a CDS encoding S41 family peptidase: MANSKGYFRFPTVNKNKIAFVADDDLWLLEDEKSIPRRLTSNLSNVAHPKFSQDGKWIAFTAKEEGQMEVYLVSAEGGEIERLTYLGGNTATVKWRGDEIIFRTDAQSPHGGYYFLYSLNVKTKALTKLIKYGVATDISFGNGFTVLGRNTLDPARWKRYRGGTAGELWIDKNNRGNYEKFLDLKGNFACPMVVGKRIYFISDHERIANIYSADVSGSDIKKHTRHNFFYARNAFTDGNRIVYHCGADLYELNLKTNRSRKLNFEYRSASTQTMRKFIDAERYLEDYDISKDASRMTITTRGKVFAFGNWEGPAVQLPNANGCRFRLARWIDKDNTIALMSDETGEYRVNVFNLNNPEKVTRLNNVEIGFPYDMKVSPDGNKIAVINHRNEIFIVDLQNKSKTAVDRDTFGNVTGFNWSPDSRYLAYSVRIDLRTKIIKIFSVPEGKSYNATSPLLNDFEPSFDPTGKYMYLLSARILNPIYDMIHFDLGFPKATKPFCVVLQRDNTSPFSPAPKGFDDDMHKKPVDNKDNKDEKAKPKSNEIRIDFNGIADRMIPVPSEEAIYKNIGSTSDKIFYTKFEPEGARFSNNNHGLNPPADGELKYYDLVDQAEKKLLGGVSEFKISSDNTAIIIRVGNKLRVLKTASEELEHIKENGKPARKNGWLDLSRVRVQINQRDEWRQMFREGWRLQREFYWVESMSNIDWQKVFDEYYPLVDRVSSRAEFSDLMWEMQGELGTSHAYEMGGDYRPWPVYNIGKLGVDYEYDKNTDAYKITNIYSGDTWDDQVVSPLKAPGVNVKVGDLIREVNGFKVTKNNEPNKLLLHYNGKEVRLKVSDGSGRNGRYVNVKTISSDLYLRYRDWVAFNKEYVHKQTKGKVGYIHIPDMGANGFAEFHRHFLTELDYDGLVVDVRHNGGGHVSQLLLEKLARKRIGADVARWFGSYPYPIESVKGSMVMLTDEYAGSDGDIVSHAFKLMGLGKLIGKRTWGGVIGIWPRFALADGTLTTQPEFSTWFKDAKWGVENYGTDPDIPVDNKPQDFVKGIDAQLDKAIEVVLEEIKMNPPFNPDFTVKPDLSK; this comes from the coding sequence ATGGCAAATTCAAAAGGGTATTTCAGATTTCCTACGGTTAACAAAAACAAGATTGCATTTGTAGCTGATGATGACTTATGGCTGTTAGAAGATGAAAAATCAATTCCGAGAAGATTAACATCTAATCTTAGCAATGTTGCGCATCCGAAATTTTCACAAGATGGAAAGTGGATTGCATTCACTGCCAAGGAAGAAGGGCAGATGGAAGTTTATCTCGTTAGCGCTGAAGGCGGAGAGATTGAAAGATTAACATATCTTGGCGGCAATACAGCAACAGTGAAATGGAGAGGTGATGAAATAATTTTCAGAACCGATGCGCAGTCTCCTCACGGCGGTTATTATTTTTTGTATTCGTTAAACGTTAAGACGAAAGCTTTAACTAAATTAATTAAATATGGAGTTGCAACCGACATAAGTTTTGGAAACGGGTTTACAGTTCTCGGCAGAAATACTCTCGATCCTGCAAGATGGAAGAGATACCGCGGCGGAACAGCAGGCGAACTATGGATTGACAAAAACAATCGCGGCAACTACGAAAAATTTTTGGATTTGAAAGGAAACTTTGCTTGTCCGATGGTTGTGGGAAAGAGAATTTATTTTATTTCTGACCACGAAAGAATAGCAAATATTTATTCAGCAGATGTATCAGGCAGCGACATAAAAAAACATACACGCCATAATTTTTTCTATGCAAGAAATGCCTTCACTGATGGAAACAGAATTGTTTATCACTGCGGCGCAGATTTGTATGAGCTGAATCTAAAAACAAACAGAAGCAGAAAGCTGAATTTTGAATACAGAAGCGCTTCTACGCAGACAATGAGAAAATTCATTGATGCCGAAAGATACTTGGAAGATTATGATATTTCAAAAGATGCAAGCAGAATGACAATCACGACACGCGGAAAAGTTTTTGCGTTCGGAAATTGGGAAGGTCCTGCAGTACAATTGCCAAATGCTAACGGATGCAGATTCCGTCTTGCAAGATGGATTGATAAGGACAATACCATTGCATTGATGAGTGATGAAACAGGTGAATACAGAGTTAATGTTTTTAATCTGAACAATCCTGAAAAAGTTACACGCTTGAACAATGTTGAGATTGGTTTTCCTTATGATATGAAAGTCTCTCCTGATGGAAATAAAATCGCTGTTATTAATCATCGCAATGAAATTTTCATTGTTGATTTGCAAAACAAATCAAAGACTGCGGTCGATAGAGACACGTTCGGCAACGTAACCGGGTTTAACTGGTCGCCTGACAGCAGATATCTTGCTTATTCGGTAAGGATTGATTTGCGAACAAAGATTATAAAAATATTTTCTGTTCCTGAAGGTAAATCATACAACGCAACTTCACCGTTGCTGAATGATTTTGAACCGTCTTTTGACCCGACAGGAAAATATATGTATCTGCTTTCAGCAAGAATCTTGAATCCGATTTATGACATGATTCATTTTGATTTGGGATTTCCGAAAGCAACAAAACCTTTCTGTGTTGTATTGCAGAGAGATAATACATCGCCGTTCAGTCCTGCTCCAAAAGGATTTGACGATGACATGCATAAAAAACCTGTTGATAATAAAGACAACAAAGACGAAAAAGCTAAACCAAAATCAAATGAAATCAGAATTGATTTCAATGGCATTGCAGACAGAATGATTCCTGTTCCGAGTGAGGAAGCAATTTATAAAAATATCGGTTCGACAAGTGATAAAATATTTTATACAAAATTTGAACCTGAAGGTGCGAGATTTTCAAACAACAATCATGGTTTGAATCCTCCTGCAGACGGTGAATTAAAATATTATGATTTAGTCGATCAGGCAGAGAAAAAACTTCTCGGCGGAGTTTCGGAATTTAAAATTTCATCTGATAATACTGCAATAATTATCCGTGTCGGTAATAAGCTTCGAGTTTTAAAAACTGCAAGCGAAGAGCTTGAGCATATAAAAGAAAACGGAAAACCCGCACGTAAGAACGGATGGCTTGATTTATCGAGAGTCCGTGTGCAGATAAACCAGCGTGATGAATGGCGTCAGATGTTCAGAGAGGGTTGGAGACTGCAGCGTGAGTTTTATTGGGTTGAGTCAATGTCGAACATAGATTGGCAAAAAGTTTTTGATGAGTATTATCCGCTTGTTGACAGAGTTTCATCAAGAGCAGAATTCTCAGACTTGATGTGGGAAATGCAGGGTGAGCTTGGAACTTCTCATGCTTATGAGATGGGCGGTGATTACAGACCTTGGCCTGTTTATAACATCGGCAAGCTTGGAGTTGATTATGAATATGATAAAAATACAGATGCATATAAAATCACGAATATATATTCGGGTGATACTTGGGATGACCAGGTTGTTTCTCCGTTGAAAGCTCCGGGAGTGAACGTGAAAGTTGGTGATTTGATTCGCGAAGTGAACGGGTTTAAAGTAACAAAAAATAACGAGCCGAATAAATTGTTATTGCATTATAACGGCAAGGAAGTTCGTTTGAAAGTTTCTGACGGAAGCGGACGAAACGGAAGATATGTGAATGTTAAAACCATTTCGAGCGATTTGTATTTACGTTATCGTGATTGGGTTGCATTCAATAAGGAATACGTTCACAAACAAACAAAAGGCAAAGTCGGATATATACATATTCCCGACATGGGTGCCAATGGTTTTGCAGAGTTCCACAGACACTTTTTGACCGAGCTTGATTACGATGGATTGGTTGTTGACGTTCGTCACAACGGCGGCGGTCACGTTTCTCAATTGCTTCTTGAGAAACTTGCACGTAAAAGAATCGGTGCGGATGTTGCAAGATGGTTTGGAAGCTATCCTTATCCCATTGAATCAGTTAAAGGTTCTATGGTGATGTTGACGGATGAATATGCCGGCTCCGACGGTGATATTGTTTCGCATGCGTTTAAGCTTATGGGACTTGGAAAGCTTATCGGAAAAAGAACATGGGGCGGCGTAATCGGTATCTGGCCTCGTTTTGCGCTTGCAGATGGAACACTGACAACCCAGCCGGAATTTTCAACCTGGTTTAAAGATGCTAAATGGGGAGTCGAGAATTACGGAACAGACCCTGATATTCCTGTTGATAATAAACCGCAGGATTTTGTGAAAGGAATCGATGCACAGCTTGATAAAGCAATTGAAGTAGTACTTGAAGAAATAAAAATGAATCCACCTTTCAATCCTGATTTTACAGTGAAGCCGGATTTATCGAAATAA
- the rsgA gene encoding ribosome small subunit-dependent GTPase A, with amino-acid sequence MTSDLKQILLIKKITLQQLGWNDYFQAQLNSLDINNKEELLLVRIAIQHKNQYVLFSEAGELTGEMSGKLRFRIESTAVQSADDTISFPVVGDWVLVKPYAEGKAIIEEIVPRKSKFSRLTPGERTDEQIIASNIDYVFIVSSMNKDFNKRRIERYLTMAWENDLKPVIILSKSDLATDEEKEYYVNEANALAGGTPVHAVSCFTRENIDELYKYFEGNQTISLAGSSGVGKSSLINALLGEDKMKVTEITDYKDKGQHTTTHRELSLLPNGGIIMDTPGMRTMLMWSGAEGLESSFEDIDQLILNCKFSNCTHTNEPGCAIIEALENETLTPERFKSYKKLLNEIRYNEMKQDTKLRLAQKKQWKKLTEEGRNRSYQKRSF; translated from the coding sequence ATGACTTCAGATTTAAAACAAATATTATTGATTAAAAAAATCACATTACAACAACTTGGCTGGAATGATTATTTTCAGGCACAGTTAAATTCGTTAGACATTAATAATAAAGAAGAACTTCTGCTTGTGCGTATTGCGATACAGCATAAGAATCAGTACGTCCTTTTTTCAGAGGCAGGTGAGCTTACCGGTGAGATGTCGGGCAAACTTCGATTCCGTATAGAATCAACAGCCGTACAATCGGCTGATGATACGATAAGCTTTCCTGTTGTGGGCGACTGGGTGCTGGTAAAACCTTATGCTGAAGGTAAAGCGATAATTGAAGAAATTGTCCCGCGCAAATCGAAGTTTTCGCGACTTACTCCCGGCGAAAGAACCGACGAGCAGATTATTGCATCGAACATAGATTATGTTTTTATTGTCTCATCGATGAATAAAGATTTTAACAAGCGAAGAATCGAACGTTACTTAACGATGGCTTGGGAAAATGATTTGAAGCCGGTTATTATATTGAGCAAATCCGATTTAGCAACCGATGAAGAAAAAGAATATTACGTAAATGAAGCTAATGCTCTTGCAGGTGGAACGCCTGTGCATGCTGTAAGCTGTTTTACAAGAGAAAACATCGACGAGCTTTATAAATATTTCGAAGGCAATCAAACAATTTCACTTGCAGGCTCATCAGGTGTTGGAAAATCTTCTTTGATAAATGCTTTGCTTGGTGAAGATAAGATGAAAGTAACCGAAATCACTGATTATAAAGACAAAGGTCAGCACACAACAACTCACCGCGAGCTTTCGCTTTTGCCTAACGGCGGAATCATTATGGATACTCCGGGAATGAGAACAATGCTGATGTGGAGCGGAGCCGAAGGACTTGAGTCTTCATTCGAAGACATTGACCAATTAATCCTGAACTGTAAATTTTCAAACTGTACTCATACTAACGAACCGGGGTGTGCTATTATTGAAGCACTCGAGAATGAAACACTAACTCCTGAGCGTTTCAAAAGCTACAAAAAGCTTCTCAATGAAATTCGTTACAATGAAATGAAACAAGACACAAAACTTCGTCTCGCACAGAAGAAGCAGTGGAAAAAACTCACCGAAGAAGGACGCAACCGCTCATATCAAAAAAGAAGTTTTTAG